The Lytechinus pictus isolate F3 Inbred chromosome 10, Lp3.0, whole genome shotgun sequence genome includes a window with the following:
- the LOC129269476 gene encoding coilin-like, whose translation MARSSIRVRLLFDDCTPLRTGSVGRRKCWFLLNIDACRRITDVEYCIQQTFCLGGSSQIELLLDDFVLPPFEKSEIIKENDLIRVRLLGEADAKQDVIEINKLQRDELKQARKKKKAHTPTKHEISRNVKNSRAKKKKKTKENQTDIDRSHQDGLANDARASKEEKTKGIVGQKCKQNQSVAASGAVNGTPKNASAVHKHSIKKVRTYSSSSSDSSSEDTDQARISLKKNSYKGAARRKLKQKSPVQSLYCTQTSANPGTSALSVAGSGNQEIKANGRKCNGSRLQHSETKSSSTEEETVARHRKPLKKTTSVLIKEPVNDSVGSSKSKQAPGKRTVSSPSTSSVSSLSSASLSSDSDEHQQKQTLQNGAKPGRTFTNQELTKCPTNAKDLASSKNALVRKSVLKSSSGHVRFSSNSDGSESDAGDFQSSGSRPSQVVQQMNLEPTNSMTAVKMRDDNVVEVEESHDNSLQGKGCEHDDIDNQSSVIECNSTSADGIQTKLLAIAGQKPKPSRKPTKKVSKPEQPKKPKDYSSYPPLVGPPRAGDTIAYKILELSGLYTPEVSDYKEGEVINYNHSNSMIELRLGDVAMAVEPNRDGGKFEMESEDIDEEPAESLPQNRLVLVTLPSLIDPKLIT comes from the exons ATGGCACGCTCTTCAATCCGCGTGCGCTTGTTGTTTGACGACTGCACTCCATTACGCACCGGCAGTGTCGGCAGGAGGAAATGTTGGTTTTTGCTGAACATCGATGCGTGTCGCAGAATTACCGACGTGGAGTATTGCATTCAACAGACATTCTGTCTTGGAGGATCGTCTCAGATTGAACTGCTGCTGGATGATTTTGTTCTTCCTCCTTTTGAAAAGTCAGAGAttatcaaagaaaatgatttaatcAG GGTGAGATTACTCGGTGAAGCTGATGCAAAGCAAGATGTTATTGAGATAAATAAACTGCAAAGAGACGAACTGAAGCAAGCACGGAAGAAGAAAAAGGCTCATACACCCACAAAGCATGAAATAAGTCGTAATGTCAAAAATTCTAGagctaaaaagaaaaagaaaaccaaaGAAAACCAAACAGACATTGATAGGAGTCATCAAGATGGATTGGCGAATGATGCAAGAGCATCCAaagaagagaaaacaaaaggaaTTGTTGGACAgaaatgcaaacaaaatcaATCTGTGGCTGCATCTGGAGCAGTGAATGGAACCCCGAAAAATGCCTCTGCAGTTCACAAACATTCAATTAAAAAAGTACGGACATATTCCAGTTCCTCATCAGATTCCAGCTCAGAAGATACTGACCAAGCAAGAATATCCTTGAAGAAAAACAGTTACAAAGGTGCTGCTAGGAGAAAGCTAAAACAAAAGTCACCAGTGCAATCTTTGTATTGTACACAGACTTCTGCAAATCCTGGAACCTCTGCTCTTTCTGTGGCAGGGTCAGGAAACCAAGAAATCAAAGCCAATGGGAGAAAGTGCAATGGATCCAGGCTACAGCATTCTGAAACTAAATCAAGCTCGACAGAAGAGGAGACGGTTGCTAGGCATAGAAAACCTCTGAAGAAGACAACATCAGTACTTATCAAAGAGCCAGTGAATGATAGTGTGGGAAGTTCCAAGAGCAAACAAGCTCCTGGGAAAAGAACTGTTAGTTCACCCTCCACCTCGTCAGTGTCTTCTCTGTCTTCTGCATCCTTGTCATCAGACTCTGATGAGCATCAACAGAAGCAGACCTTGCAAAATGGTGCAAAGCCTGGAAGAACCTTCACAAACCAAGAACTTACAAAATGTCCAACAAATGCAAAAGATCTTGCTAGCAGTAAAAATGCCCTGGTGAGAAAATCGGTGCTGAAGTCCTCCAGTGGGCATGttagattttcatcaaactcggATGGTAGTGAATCAGATGCAGGTGATTTCCAATCCTCTGGGAGTCGTCCTAGTCAGGTAGTCCAACAAATGAACCTTGAGCCAACTAATTCCATGACAGCAGTCAAGATGAGGGACGACAATGTTGTAGAGGTGGAAGAGTCTCATGACAATAGCTTGCAAGGAAAAGGATGTGAgcatgatgatattgataaccAATCTTCTGTGATAGAGTGTAATTCTACTTCAGCTGATGGAATACAGACAAAG CTTTTGGCCATTGCTGGACAGAAACCCAAGCCGTCCAGGAAACCAACGAAGAAAGTCTCAAAGCCTGAACAGCCCAAGAAGCCCAAAGACTACAGCAGCTACCCACCTCTAGTTGGACCACCACGTGCTGGAGACACAATTGCCTATAAG ATTTTGGAGCTGTCTGGATTGTACACACCAGAAGTTTCAGATTACAAG GAAGGAGAAGTGATCAACTACAATCATTCCAACTCCATGATTGAGCTCCGACTCGGTGATGTTGCCATGGCAGTAGAACCAAACAGAGACGGTGGGAAGTTTGAGATGGAATCAGAAGACATTGATGAAGAACCTGCTGAATCACTGCCTCAAAACAGATTG GTGTTGGTGACTTTACCTTCTCTGATCGATCCCAAGTTAATCACATGA
- the LOC135155822 gene encoding uncharacterized protein LOC135155822 gives MLCREVELLNPFQHRDRTKERGKVWEQVAQNLGKHGLAVSKRIKGEKDADPSRKRRNTGSDVHEFLLKKLELEKEAREQDYKFRREEAERKRLDDERRLEREERQEERRREREEREERREEERRRQEEETKRSTSQRETDGVISTATDEKNQMIMLMLEKQKKE, from the exons atGCTATGCAGAGAGGTGGAGCTTCTCAACCCTTTTCAGCATCGGGACAGAACTAAGGAAAGAGGAAAGGTGTGGGAGCAGGTTGCCCAAAATCTTGGTAAACATGGACTTGCCGTAAGCAAACG GATCAAAGGTGAAAAGGACGCTGATCCATcgaggaaaaggagaaacaCTGGTAGCGATGTCCATGAATTCCTGCTCAAGAAGCTCGAGCTTGAAAAGGAAGCCAGGGAGCAGGACTACAAATTCAGAAGAGAGgaggcagaaagaaagagacTGGATGATGAGAGAAGATTGGAGAGGGAGGAACGACAAGAAGAGAGACGACGTGAGCGTGAAGAACGAGAGGAAAGAcgagaggaagaaagaaggagacAGGAGGAGGAAACAAAGAGATCAACAAGCcagagagagacagatggaGTTATTTCAACAGCAACTGATGAAAAAAATCAGATGATTATGTTGATGCTAGAAAAACAGAAGAAAGAGTAA